A stretch of Coccidioides posadasii str. Silveira chromosome 2, complete sequence DNA encodes these proteins:
- a CDS encoding uncharacterized protein (EggNog:ENOG410QDW1~COG:T~BUSCO:81at33183) has translation MEESRILGEDLPLTTDQLFERLGQIPGYTWDTTLQPVHSSYDHWQVTGTKHSSEPDVFSSTPASSSSFSKDSSFAHDSLRSEPRSFPRNNGRSSISEGSSGVASPRVDPEISVPVVARISSHIIRLEREYHSMKTIIDMSDPECKHTVRPIDIIRFTPQPGQRAPLLVTIFEFPGPNYLGELVSFGPAFYQAKGQCDPENLPLVDEVPLSVFLDFAIGACECLELLHYGLKNVHGEIRADAFHFSRETGAVKLSNTGNGSRAFDNALSEGWSTLSKESGAKDKLRSIAPEQTGRLLTEPDSRTDIYALGVLFWSMLVGRPAFDGNDPVEVVQNVLSKRLSPVSSKRMDTPDAISAVIQKMVQKQITDRYHTISSVKMDLQKIMKLLGDGDSQALKTFQIAQRDVTAFFTLPTALFGRKEECERILQVVQRRLQEPSVQPNTKTSVHPKYSFSSGSSVSGERIDPIEFGDASSDSGSYGLASFRNTPTPVPNLLPQLSSHASTNSVESSASTQKNLHLSRVKSPIDSRLSWDNSDKEAGAGGLSTPQENFPWLGKLMAQSKYRHGGRCEVITISGAGGSGKSDLIQRVQPEIRKGGYMAISRLDRSRRVPFEPFMKVLATLLQQIFSERDITTEYHSSIRTTLRPVWRTLHRTLDLPQQLIYPSAGNGKHLGSKSTVLPLQIKEAPEGEAGHDNPNLSGSFSLQTPKNIYQEQPAAKNLRFADIFVDVLRTMTMQKLICICLEDVQYADDETSGLLLEIMRTKLRCVFIVTGRPEEIVVPEVKTLFHSEGPQITRIELGPLSENDILKYVAATLHRPADNSLIPLAAIIQEKSRGIPFYIRLILETCSRKNCIWYSWRDSTWQFDIDRIFTELAAPDYGQGLEIDFVAKRFEELPSEARSILLWAAFLGSPFCFSVIQKLLSEEFSEDTDDEESARCENQKRTKLSQSSSNVVAGLQYLLQSYIILPGDSDDEFRFSFDRYAQAATLMKRCRNQEKMHFIIAQTLMKYFASSENMLYARAHHISIAAKLIKEKVSHRIKYREELSKAAMTAQKSSASTTALTFYQTCIFLLQDDPWNPTRPDVFYEETRELYLLTAEMFLAQGRASEATDLLSVVSANAHTPACKARGWVLQSRISSSNGEITAALDALLSNLSDLGVNINREVTWQEIDEAYAELSAYLYTADLDELFSRPLSEDRTLLAIGAVMTEALGLCVWTQPKLFCRYAIDLMNIYISRGAFPQIAYLCTHLNMIVTSRYKDSVLGLKLSDAALGLLDRCKEPSFSTRGVLIDNVFVNHMRVPMASTLPLLESSMQIAHVLGERHITLFTIGIMVATGFSLGQDLIELEQHCNCASEEVSDWATDVRGGSIIMAVRQAARALQGKTFVNIAEKIMSDHSHDEHQYLECLISSGSNLHSLNSYRAMMLIPLYLYGYYDRVVEVGTEIVNNIECLWSSRFATQTYFYLSLGIMSRRLEDPGRPGLKEDIELVKKYKKEIDFMESACHTNFGMWSLLVQALLSEISNDYSATMQGLEAALDHTQLHNFPLEEAMALELQVDFLVRRGARRAAQAILRHAIPAWNRMSATGKAKQLAERHEWLLRMGSIARSQDVECQTVDALAVSSNSVSESSGTQGQDEHNRNWLEQDQDWTEGTLDVSRVGLDIIDLSSILEFSQVMSSELEVDKLLTKMVGIILESCSGSEIALVITEFESQGWCVAAAGEIDKGEVAYADGLPFAEVEDKMAQQITHYTLRSREPVLVHNVLEDERFSNVSDVYASRNPEGRSVIALPILQANNFLGVIHIEGKPNSFTHRNLVVLRLVCNQVGISLANAFLFQEARKISAANEAMIEAQKRSLAQAREAEQKAKEAEAEARHNVKLKEEAAKAKSIFLANISHDLRTPMTGVIGLSELLKQTNLDRQQDVYVESIRVCADTLLTLINDILDFSKLEAGKMKVSTVPLNLRQTIAEVVRALRYTHRDRGLETIEDLDDIAPDLLVLGDPVRLHQIFMNLLSNSYKFTPKGSVTVRAKVAEEDETTIRVTCIVADTGIGISNEHLARLFRPFSQADSSTARSYGGSGLGLSICKAIIEEVLGGKIWLRSEVGVGTTVTFTVTFKKAPEDAVARTPWSQELSQDKKQPPQKRVVRDLTCIPRDQIRVCIAEDNPINQKIAVNFVHNLGLTSEVFSDGQQAVWALQQRSKEGNPFHVVLMDVQMPVLDGYDATRKIRENEDPNVNEVLVIAMTASAIEGDREKCIDAGMNNYLAKPVRSDVLRSMLDRYLAPQSRRTTRPKFGGSISRPNQLGTEKTSARATLPIRNVSNMTVEEAANNVESNASNGGAKADDTQGT, from the exons ATGGAGGAAAGTCGGATTCTAGGAGAGGATCTCCCTCTCACGACTGACCAGCTGTTTGAACGCCTCGGGCAGATACCCGGCTATACGTGGGATACAACTCTCCAGCCCGTTCACTCCTCATACGATCATTGGCAGGTGACAGGCACCAAGCATTCCTCCGAACCAGACGTGTTTTCATCGACTCCggcctcctcttcctccttctcGAAGGACTCCAGCTTCGCGCACGACTCCCTCAGAAGCGAGCCGCGATCCTTTCCCCGCAATAATGGCCGCAGCAGCATCAGCGAAGGTAGTAGCGGGGTTGCCTCGCCTCGCGTTGACCCCGAAATTTCTGTGCCAGTCGTGGCGCGAATATCAAGCCATATCATTCGTTTGGAACGAGAATATCACTCGATGAAGACCATCATCGACATGTCAGATCCAGAATGCAAACACACAGTCCGCCCAATTGATATTATTCGCTTTACACCTCAGCCTGGCCAGCGCGCTCCCTTGCTTGTGACAATATTCGAATTCCCAGGCCCAAACTACCTTGGAGAGTTAGTCAGTTTCGGCCCGGCATTCTACCAAGCCAAAGGGCAATGTGACCCCGAAAACCTTCCTCTCGTGGACGAAGTTCCCCTATCCGTCTTTTTGGATTTCGCGATCGGCGCCTGTGAATGCCTTGAGTTATTGCATTATGGGTTGAAAAATGTTCACGGCGAGATCCGAGCTGATGCCTTTCACTTTTCTCGGGAAACGGGTGCCGTAAAACTTTCGAACACCGGCAATGGTTCGAGAGCCTTTGATAACGCTCTCAGTGAGGGTTGGTCGACACTTTCCAAGGAGTCAGGGGCAAAGGATAAGTTGCGGTCTATTGCTCCGGAGCAGACCGGAAGGCTGCTCACCGAGCCTGACAGTCGGACTGATATTTACGCTTTGGGAGTCCTTTTTTGGTCGATGCTTGTTGGCAGACCCGCATTTGATGGGAACGACCCTGTTGAGGTGGTGCAAAATGTGTTGAGCAAAAGGTTAAGCCCAGTATCGAGCAAGCGCATGGACACTCCCGATGCAATATCTGCCGTGATCCAAAAGATGGTTCAGAAGCAGATCACCGACAGATATCATACTATTTCGTCCGTGAAGATGGACCTGCAGAAGATTATGAAACTTTTGGGTGATGGGGATTCCCAGGCCCTCAAGACATTTCAGATTGCCCAAAGGGATGTCACAGCTTTCTTCACTCTGCCGACTGCTCTATTTGGCCGAAAAGAGGAGTGCGAACGGATCCTCCAGGTCGTTCAAAGACGCTTGCAGGAGCCTTCGGTGCAGCCTAACACTAAAACCAGCGTTCACCCGAAATACTCTTTTAGTTCCGGTTCTTCTGTGTCTGGGGAACGCATTGATCCCATCGAATTTGGGGATGCTTCAAGCGACTCTGGATCCTACGGGCTAGCGAGTTTTAGAAATACTCCCACACCTGTCCCCAATCTTCTGCCGCAGCTTTCGTCCCACGCGTCAACTAATAGCGTTGAATCTTCAGCGTCAACCCAAAAGAATTTACATTTGAGCCGTGTGAAAAGCCCTATCGACTCTCGGCTTTCATGGGACAATAGCGATAAGGAAGCTGGTGCCGGTGGCCTCAGCACCCCACAAGAAAATTTCCCATGGTTGGGCAAGCTGATGGCCCAGTCCAAATATCGTCATGGTGGCAGATGTGAGGTAATCACAATATCAGGAGCTGGAGGATCGGGAAAATCGGATCTAATACAGAGAGTCCAACCGGAGATTCGGAAAGGCGGATATATGGCGATTTCACGACTCGACCGCTCCCGCAGGGTCCCTTTCGAACCGTTCATGAAAGTATTAGCAACGTTACTACAGCAGATATTCTCTGAGCGTGATATTACGACAGAATACCATAGTTCTATCCGTACAACACTGCGACCTGTCTGGCGGACCCTTCATCGTACTCTCGACCTTCCACAACAATTAATTTATCCATCGGCTGGGAATGGGAAGCATTTGGGCTCGAAGTCTACAGTTTTGCCACTACAAATAAAAGAGGCCCCTGAAGGAGAGGCCGGTCATGATAACCCTAACTTATCTGGCTCGTTTTCCCTCCAGACTCCGAAGAACATCTATCAGGAACAACCCGCTGCCAAAAATCTTCGATTTGCAGACATCTTCGTGGATGTTTTAAGAACGATGACAATGCAAAAATTAATCTGTATTTGCTTGGAAGACGTGCAATATGCCGATGATGAGACTTCTGGTCTACTCCTCGAAATAATGCGAACAAAGCTGCGCTGCGTTTTCATTGTTACTGGTCGGCCAGAGGAAATTGTCGTTCCTGAGGTCAAGACCCTTTTCCATTCCGAAGGTCCACAGATCACGAGGATAGAACTTGGCCCTCTGAGTGAAAATGACATTCTCAAATATGTGGCTGCAACTCTCCATCGGCCTGCTGACAATTCGTTAATACCTCTCGCCGCGATCATTCAAGAGAAGAGCCGAGGAATTCCCTTTTATATTAGGTTAATTTTAGAGACCTGCAGTCGCAAAAACTGTATATGGTATTCATGGAGGGATTCTACGTGGCAATTTGATATTGATCGAATTTTCACTGAGCTTGCTGCACCGGACTACGGTCAGGGATTAGAGATTGATTTTGTGGCTAAGAGGTTCGAGGAGCTCCCCTCTGAGGCAAGGTCAATTCTTCTTTGGGCGGCATTTTTAGGGAGCCCGTTTTGCTTCTCTGTGATTCAAAAACTGCTCAGCGAAGAATTCTCGGAAGATACGGACGATGAAGAGAGCGCACGATGCGAAAACCAAAAACGGACCAAACTCAGCCAGTCGAGCAGCAACGTTGTCGCTGGACTCCAGTATCTACTCCAATCCTACATCATACTTCCAGGAGATAGCGACGATGAATTTAG GTTCTCTTTTGATCGATATGCGCAGGCCGCAACTTTAATGAAACGATGCCGTAATCAGGAGAAAATGCATTTTATCATTGCGCAAACCTTGATGAAATACTTTGCCTCGAGCGAAAATATGCTTTATGCACGCGCCCATCACATTTCCATTGCTGCAAAATTAATAAAGGAAAAAGTTTCCCACCGTATTAAATACCGAGAGGAATTATCTAAAGCAGCTATGACAGCACAAAAATCAAGCGCCAGTACTACTGCTTTGACTTTCTATCAAACATGCATTTTCCTATTACAGGACGACCCCTGGAATCCTACAAGGCCGGATGTTTTTTATGAAGAGACAAGAGAGTTATATCTTCTTACTGCAGAGATGTTTCTAGCCCAGGGTCGGGCGTCTGAGGCTACGGATCTTTTATCCGTAGTTTCCGCCAATGCGCACACACCCGCCTGCAAAGCTCGAGGTTGGGTCCTGCAGAGTCGGATTAGCTCCTCAAACGGCGAAATCACCGCTGCTCTAGACGCGTTGCTTTCGAACTTAAGTGATCTTGGAGTGAATATTAATAGGGAAGTGACTTGGCAAGAAATTGATGAGGCGTATGCAGAACTCAGCGCATACCTTTATACAGCTGACCTGGACGAATTATTCTCAAGGCCTTTGAGTGAGGATCGAACCCTACTAGCAATTGGAGCTGTGATGACGGAAGCATTGGGTTTGTGTGTTTGGACACAGCCCAAGCTATTTTGTCGCTACGCGATCGACCTGATGAACATTTACATAAGCCGAGGGGCCTTTCCTCAGATAGCCTATCTTTGCACACATTTGAACATGATTGTCACGAGCCGCTACAAAGACAGCGTATTAGGGCTCAAGCTTAGTGATGCTGCGCTTGGTCTTCTTGACAGATGCAAAGAACCCTCGTTTTCAACCCGGGGAGTCTTGATTGATAATGTTTTTGTGAATCATATGCGAGTACCAATGGCGTCGACACTCCCCCTGCTCGAAAGTTCGATGCAGATCGCACATGTGCTTGGAGAGCGTCACATCACACTGTTCACTATTGGCATCATGGTCGCTACCGGGTTCTCGTTGGGGCAAGATCTTATAGAGCTCGAACAACATTGCAATTGTGCGAGTGAGGAAGTAAGCGATTGGGCTACTGACGTAAGAGGGGGTTCAATCATCATGGCCGTGAG ACAAGCAGCTCGAGCCCTCCAAGGAAAGACCTTCGTCAACATTGCAGAGAAAATCATGTCCGACCATTCGCACGACGAGCACCAATATTTAGAATGTCTTATTTCTAGTGGTTCGAATTTGCATTCATTGAACTCGTACCGCGCAATGATGCTAATTCCACTCTACCTGTATGGATATTACGACAGAGTTGTAGAAGTCGGGACGGAGATCGTTAACAATATTGAGTGTCTCTGGTCCTCTCGTTTTGCGACGCAAACATATTTCTATTTGTCACTGGGAATAATGTCTCGCCGCCTCGAAGACCCAGGTCGCCCAGGCTTGAAGGAAGACATTGAGTTGGTTAAGAAGTACAAGAAGGAAATCGACTTTATGGAGTCCGCCTGTCATACAAATTTCGGGATGTGGTCTCTGCTGGTGCAGGCTTTGCTTTCTGAGATAAGCAACGATTACTCAGCGACGATGCAGGGTTTGGAG GCTGCGCTGGATCATACCCAGCTTCACAACTTCCCGCTTGAAGAGGCGATGGCCCTCGAGCTGCAAG ttgattttcttgttcGCCGAGGTGCGAGGCGCGCTGCCCAGGCAATTTTGAGGCACGCAATTCCAGCTTGGAACCGAATGAGTGCGACAGGAAAAGCTAAGCAGTTAGCGGAGCGCCACGAGTGGTTGCTCAGAATGGGATCCATTGCAAGGTCCCAGGATGTCGAGTGCCAAACCGTTGACGCGCTAGCCGTCTCTTCGAATTCAGTCTCAGAGTCAAGTGGCACCCAAGGTCAAGATGAACATAACAGAAACTGGCTAGAGCAGGATCAGGACTGGACAGAGGGGACTCTAGACGTCTCAAGAGTTGGTCTAG ACATTATCGATCTTTCGAGTATTCTCGAGTTTAGCCAAGTGATGTCGTCGGAACTCGAAGTAGACAAACTGCTGACAAAAATGGTCGGGATCATTTTGGAATCTTGTAGTGGATCTGAGATAGCTCTCGTTATCACTGAGTTCGAATCCCAAGGATGGTGTGTTGCAGCAGCTGGGGAAATTGACAAAGGAGAAGTTGCCTATGCAGACGGCCTGCCGTTCGCCGAGGTGGAGGACAAAATGGCCCAGCAGATCACTCACTATACACTGCGGAGTCGAGAGCCGGTTCTGGTACATAACGTTCTCGAAGACGAGCGATTTTCGAATGTCTCCGATGTCTATGCTAGTCGAAACCCTGAAGGGAGATCTGTGATTGCGTTGCCGATCCTTCAAGCGAATAATTTCCTTGGAGTGATCCATATCGAAGGCAAACCTAACTCGTTCACGCATCGCAATCTCGTTGTTTTACGACTTGTGTGTAACCAAGTGGGCATTTCGCTTGCAAATGCATTCCTATTCCAAGAGGCGCGCAAAATCAG TGCTGCCAACGAGGCAATGATCGAGGCCCAAAAGCGATCACTAGCACAGGCGCGAGAAGCGGAGCAAAAGGCTAAAGAAGCCGAAGCTGAAGCCAGACATAACGTTAAGCTAAAGGAGGAGGCCGCCAAAGCGAAGTCTATCTTCTTGGCCAACATTTCTCATGATTTGCGGACACCGATGACAGGAGTAATTGGATTATCCGAACTACTTAAACAGACAAACCTAGATCGCCAGCAAGATGTTTACGTCGAGTCGATTCGTGTTTGTGCAGATACTCTTCTAACTCTCATCAACGATATTTTAGACTTTTCAAAACTAGAAGCAGGGAAGATGAAGGTGTCCACTGTTCCTCTTAATTTGAGACAAACCATCGCTGAGGTGGTCCGAGCACTTCGTTACACTCACCGAGACCGAGGACTAGAGACTATTGAAGACCTTGATGATATTGCACCAGATCTCCTGGTCCTGGGAGATCCAGTGCGCCTTCACCAGATATTTATGAACCTTCTCAGCAACAGTTACAAGTTTACTCCAAAAGGATCGGTCACGGTTCGAGCCAAGGTTGCCGAGGAGGACGAAACTACGATCAGGGTAACCTGCATCGTTGCCGACACTGGAATTGGCATATCTAATGAGCATCTGGCGCGTCTTTTCCGACCATTCTCTCAAGCCGACAGTTCGACAGCAAGGTCTTATGGTGGCAGTGGACTAGGCTTAAGCATATGCAAGGCCATCATCGAAGAAGTCCTTGGCGGGAAGATTTGGTTACGTTCTGAAGTGGGAGTTGGCACCACAGTCACCTTCACAGTGACATTCAAGAAGGCTCCGGAAGATGCGGTGGCCAGAACACCCTGGTCCCAGGAGCTATCCCAGGACAAGAAACAGCCGCCCCAAAAGCGAGTCGTGCGGGATCTTACATGCATTCCTCGCGATCAGATCCGGGTTTGCATCGCCGAAGACAATCCTATCAATCAAAAGATTGCTGTGAATTTCGTTCATAATCTGGGACTGACGAGCGAAGTGTTCAGTGATGGCCAACAGGCGGTCTGGGCATTGCAGCAGCGGTCGAAAGAAGGGAACCCATTCCATGTTGTCTTGATGGATGTGCAGATGCCAGTGCTCGACGGATATGATGCTACTCGGAAGATTCGCGAGAACGAGGATCCGAACGTCAACGAAGTCCTTGTCATCGCCATGACCGCCAGTGCCATCGAAGGGGATCGCGAAAAATGCATTGACGCCGGCATGAATAATTACCTCGCAAAACCAGTCCGATCTGACGTCCTGAGAAGCATGCTTGATCGGTATCTCGCGCCGCAGTCGAGACGGACAACAAGGCCAAAATTTGGCGGTAGCATCTCTCGACCAAACCAACTCGGTACCGAGAAGACGTCCGCTAGGGCTACATTACCGATCAGAAATGTGTCAAATATGACGGTGGAAGAAGCCGCTAACAACGTAGAATCGAATGCATCAAATGGAGGTGCAAAAGCCGACGACACACAGGGGACTTGA